In Mycolicibacterium aubagnense, the DNA window GTCGCGTTCATCTTCGGGCTGGTCAACGCCATCATCAAGCCGATTGTGCAGCTGTTCGCGATTCCGCTGTACATCCTCACGCTCGGTCTGATCCACATCGTGATCAACGCGTGGATGCTGTGGATCACCTCGTGGATCACCGAGCACACCACGCACTGGGGTCTGGCGATCGACCAGTTCTGGTTCACCGCGATCTGGGCGGCCGTTCTGCTGTCGGTGGTCGGCTGGGCGCTGGGCTTGGTGCAGCGCGCCATCGAGCGCTAGCGATTAGTGCACGTTTCTCCGCGCCCGCCGCGGAAAAACGTGCACAATCCCTAAGCGAGCGACGCCTGAATCGCACGTAACTCGGTGGCGCCGAAGGCTGGTTGCTCGGTGATGTCGCCTGCGGGCCGGCCGGTGCGGATCGCGTCGGCGAGGTCGCTGATCGTGGGGATCAGCCGCTCCGCGTCATCCTGCGTGACCGGGGAGCCGGACCGTTCGGTGGCCCATGCCGCGGCCAACGTCCGGTAGGCCAGTTGTTCGGTGGCGACGATGGCCGGCCAAAGCCGTTCTGCCGCAACCCGGCTCCGGGTAGATCCGCCGATGGCGGTGTCGTAGACGGGCAGCATGGCCATGGCGCGCAACTGCAGATCACGACGGTCGTTGCGGGCCGGCTCGGTGGTGACTGCCCCCGTGGCCAGATGGCTGACGACGACAGCAACGGCGTCCAGTGTCGCGGCGATTGCCTGTGCCGGGCGCGCCGCCGGATGTCCGCGCCGCGTGAACCAGAGGACCAGAAGTGCTACCGCGCAACCGATCACGGTGTCGATGCCGCGGGCGAGCAGCATGTCGAGCACGTTGGTGAGGTGGTGACCGCCCGAGGCGATGGTCAGCGCCGCGGGCGTGATGAAGATGACCGCGACGGTGTAGTTGCGCACCACGAACATCTCGATCAGGAACTGCAGCGTGCCGACGATCAAGGCCAGCCACGGCCCACCCGGCGCCGCGATCAAGATGCCACCCGCCACTACCAAGCCGAGCCAGGTGCCCAGCGTGCGCTCGATGCCGCGCTGCACAGTGCGTCGCCAATCGAAACCCTGGTGCAGCATCAGGACCGCCGCAGCCATCGCCCAGTACGCGTGGTCCATGTTCAGGCCGACGGTGACAGCACCGGCGATCGCGACGGCGACCGCGGTGCGCAGGGCCGCGGTCAGCGGGGGAGCTCCCGGCGCCACCGCCCGTCGCAGCAGGGTGCCGACCGATGGGCGTCCCAGCGGGATCAGGCCCTCGAAACTGCCGCCGATGTCGCCGGGCACCGAGCCCAGTTGCCGGGCCAGCGCGGCACCGTCGACGGACATCGGCCGGCCGCGGTCGGCAGCCGCCATGGCCTCGGCGAACAACACGTGCAACCGGCGGTTCGTCATCCGGAGTCGGTACAGGGTGTCGTCCGGTTTGGGCCGCATCGGCTGGAACGTCACCAGGGCGATCCAGGCTTCGTGCAGAAGCTGCGCGGCCCGGTGCCGGGCGTCGGGCGAAGCGGTTTCGATATAGGTGGCCACCGCTTCGGCGGCAGCCGCCACCGCGCCACGCTCCGGCCCACGCGGGCGGATAAGTGCACCGGCCATGTGGACCGCCCAGGAGAACGCACCGCCGGCAAGGACCAGCGCGCCCAGCCGCACCGGGCTGAGATGCTCGGTCGCGATGCCGACGGCCGCCGCGCAAGCCAGCACCGGCATGTACGCGCCGGGCGGTCCGACCGAGAGGGCCTGGCAGATCAGTACGGCGATCATCGCGATCACCGTGACGACGAGCACCCCGGACCATGGGGTCGCGGCCGCCCAGTCGCCGAGCGCGACGACCACCGCGAACGAGACGGCGATCGCTCCGAGATACATCGCGCGATTGAGGTAGGGGCGCCCGCTGCCGTAGAGGGAGGTGAAGCCACCAATGGTGGCGACCAACCCGGCGGACACATCTCCGGCGGCCCACCCGACGAGAATCGGCACCATCATGCAGACCGCGGCCCGCAGCGCGAACGGCCAGCGACGCGGTACGGCGTTCATGACGAGCATGCGTCGTAGCGGGTTCGTGGCCGGGGCGGGCGCCGAGCGGTCTGCCATGGGTACAGCATGCGGTACATCCAGTCGCTAGCCTGAACCCATGCCGGAACTCCCCGAGGTCGAGGCGCTCGCCGATCATCTGCGTCGTCATGCGGTTGGTCTGCCGGTGGGCCGCGTCGACGTCGCCGCCCTGTCCGTGCTCAAGACCTTCGACCCGCCGCCGACCGCGTTGTACGGCAATGAGGTGACGGGAGCGGGCCGCTGGGGCAAGTACCTGGGCCTGCAGGTCGGCGATCTGCATCTGATCACCCATCTCTCGCGAGCCGGGTGGCTGCGCTGGTCCGAGAAGCTGGCCGCTGCGCCGCTCAAGCCGGGTAAGGGCCCGATCGCATTGCGGGTGCATCTCGGAAAACCTGGTGAGGCACCAGGTTTCGATCTCACCGAGGCCGGCACGCAGAAGCGGTTGGCGGTGTGGCTGGTGACCGATCCGCTGGCGGTGCCGCAGATCGCCTCGCTGGGACCGGACGCCTTGTCACTCGGGCCGGCGGAGTTGGCCGCTGTGCTGGCCGGCAATACCGGGCGAATCAAGAACGTCATCACCGACCAGCGGGTGATCGCCGGGATCGGTAATGCCTACAGTGACGAAATCCTGCACGTGGCCAAGCTTTCGCCGTTCGCGACCGCAGGCAAGCTGACCACGGAACAGCTGGGGACCCTGCATGACGCGATGATCTCTGTGCTCAGCGATGCGGTGACCCGATCGGTCGGTCAGCAGGCGGCAACTCTCAAAGGTGAGAAGCGGTCTGGCCTGCGGGTCCATGCGCGCACTGGGCTACCGTGCCCCGTCTGTGGGGATACGGTGCGTGAGGTGTCCTTTGCGGACAAGTCCTTTCAGTACTGCCCGACGTGCCAGACCGGCGGCAAGATTCTGGCCGACCGGCGAATGTCCAAGCTGCTCAAGTGATTCAGCTGCAGTAGCCGCGGGTGGCTGCGGTCAGCGCCTCTTGGTAGAGGGGGTCGAGGTGCCTGCTCGCGGTGACCTGGGCGCGGGCCGTGCCGAGTGCGGCTGCGCAGCCCGGGCTCTGCAGAGTGCCCTGTTGCGCGGCAATCTCGGTGACCATGGTGCGATTGAAACCGTCTATCGCCGTGCGTGATTCGGAAAGGTCGGGCGCGGTCGCGGGGGCGGCGCCCGGGTCGAACTTCCACTGACTGAACCGCAGGTACTCGATGCCCTCGGTGGCGTGAATCTGGTCGGTGAAGACCTTTCGCACGAACACCGGGTCGGCGCCGGCGCTCTGGGCCTGCGAACCGACTGCGGCCAGCACCTGATCGACCCGCGCGGGATCCTCGATCGAGCCGCCGCTGATCCACTTGACCGCGGCTACCGGATCGGCGGTCTGCAGCCGCTGGGCCGCGGTGTCGACCAGGCGGAACAGCGGATTGTCGTCTGCGTGGGCGAGCGGCACCGACGTCATTCCCAACACGGCAACCAACAGTGCGGCGAGCTTCATACGTCGATCCTGCACCCTCCGACCTATCTTGACAGGTGTCGAGTTGGTTACGCTGCAGTCATGACTCGGCAGAAAATCCTCATCACCGGAGCGAGCTCGGGCCTGGGCGCCGGTATGGCCCGGCAGTTCGCCGCCAAAGGCCGTGATCTGGCGCTGTGCGCCCGTCGGCTGGACAATCTCGAAGAGCTGAAGGCGGAGCTGACGGCGCAGTACCCCGGTGTCACGGTGGCCATCGCCGCGCTGGACGTCAACGATCACGACCAGGTGCCCAAGGTTTTCGAGGAGCTGGCAGGCGAACTCGGCGGCATCGACTGCGTCATCGTCAACGCCGGCATCGGCAAGGGTTACCCGCTGGGCGGCGGGAAGCTATGGGCCAACAAGGCGACCATCGAGACGAATCTCGTTGCGGCGCTGGTGCAGATCGAGACCGCGCTGGAAATGTTCAAGGCCGCGGGCCGGGGCCACCTGGTCCTGGTGTCGTCGGTGCTCGGCAACGTCGGGGTGCCCGGGTACAAGGCCGCCTACGCCGCGAGCAAGGCCGGCGTCACCTCATTGGGCGAATCGCTGCGCGCCGAGTACGCTTCGGGCCCCATCAAGGTCACCGTGCTGGAACCCGGTTACATCGAGTCCGAGATGACCGCGAAGTCCAACTCCACCATGCTCATGGTCGACAACGAGACCGGCGTGAAGGCCATGGTCGACGCCATCGAGAAGGAGAAGGGCCGCGCCGTCGTCCCGGGCTGGCCGTGGTGGCCGCTGGTCGAGGTGATGAAGCTGATGCCGCCGCGCTTCACCAAGTACTTCGCCTAGCTCCTTGCGATTTGTGCACGATTTTCCGCGTCGGCCGCGGATTTTCGTGCACAAATCACTCAGGAAACGCGGCCGCGCTCGGTGCGGTAACGACGGACGAGGGCATCGGTCGAGCTGTCGGACTGCGCGGCGGGTGCGGCGTCGGACGTGATGACCGGCAGTAGCGCCTTGGCCTGTGTTTTACCGAGCTCGACGCCCCACTGATCGAACGAGTCGATGCCCCAGATGACGCCCTCGGTGAAGACCTGGTGCTCGTACAGCGCGATCAGCTGGCCGACCACGGACGGCGTCAGCTTGGTCGCCAGAATCGAAGTGGTGGGCCGGTTTCCGGGCATCACCTTGTGGGGGACGACGGCGGCCGGGGTGCCTTCGGCGGAGATCTCCTCGGCCGTCTTGCCGAACGCCAGCACCTGGGTCTGGGCGAAGAAGTTGCTCATCAGCAGGTCGTGCATGCTGCCGGTGCCATCGGCGGTGGGCAGGTCGTCGGTCGGCTCGCTGAACCCGATGAAGTCGGCCGGCACCAGCCGGGTGCCCTGGTGCAGCAGCTGGTAGAACGCATGCTGACCGTTGGTACCCGGTTCGCCCCAGAAGATTTCGCCGGTATCGGTGCTCACCGGGGTGCCGTCGGCGCGCACCGACTTGCCGTTGGACTCCATGGTCAGCTGCTGCAGGTAGGCGGCGAACCGGGCCAGGTCGTTGGAGTAGGGCAGCACCGCACGGGCTTGTGCGCCGAAGAAGTCCGAATACCACAGGCCGATGAGACCAAGCAGCACAGGCGCATTGGCTTCCAGCGGTGCGGTGCGGAAGTGCTCGTCGACCAAGTGGAAGCCGGCCAGGAATTCGCCGAACCGTTCCTTGCCGATGACGGCCATCACCGAGAGCCCGATGGCGCTGTCGACCGAGTACCGGCCACCGACCCAGTCCCAGAAGCCGAACATGTTGGCGGTGTCGATGCCGAACTCCGACACCAGCTTTGCATTGGTCGACACCGCGACGAAGTGCTTGGCGACGGCGTCATCACCCAGCGCGGCGACCAGCCAGCGCCGGGCGGCCGTGGCGTTGGTCAACGTCTCCAGCGTCGAGAACGTCTTCGACGCGACGATGAAGAGCGTTGTGGCAGGGTCGAGTCCGTCGAGTTTGGCGACCAGGTCCGCTGGATCGACGTTGGACACGAACCGGGCCCAGATGCCCGCGTCGGCGTAGTGGCGCAGCGCTTGGTCGACCATCACCGGCCCTAGATCGGAACCACCGATGCCGATGTTGACCACCGTCGTGATGCGTTGCCCGGTGGCGCCGGTCCATTCACCGCTGCGCAGCCGGTCGGTGAACGTTCCCATGTCGTCGAGCACGGAGTGCACGTCGGCGACCACGTCCTGACCGTCGACCACCAGCGACGCACCCCGGGGCAGCCGGAGCGCGGTGTGCAGCACCGCGCGGTCCTCGGAGGTGTTGATGTGCTGACCGGCGAACATGGCGTCGCGGCGTTCTTCCAGGCCGGCCGTCCGGGCCAGGTCGAGCAGCAGCGTCAGCGTCTCGCGGGTCACGCGGTGCTTGCTGTAGTCGATGTACAGGTCGCCGACGGTCAGCGTCAGCTCGCGGCCGCGCTCCGGGTCGTCGGCAAACAGCTCGCGCAGCGTGGTCGCCTCGACCGCGGCATGGTGCGCGGTGAGCGCCTGCCAGGCTGGGGTGGTCGCGATGTCGGCAGCGGGAGTGTGATCAGCCATGCCTCAAACCCTAGTGTGACGTAGGAAACGCCGCTGTACATGACGGGTGTATGGACATCGACGACCTGGCCACGAGTACCGCGCCCACCCCCTAACGCGAGCGTGCGTGTCTGCGTACGACACGCGGTGAATCGTGCGCAGAAACGTCACGCTCAGCGCCGTCGAGCGGCACGTTTGTGATTTCAGAGCCGGGCGTGTTGCGTGCTGACCCGCACGCTCGCGACGGGACGGTCAGTGGCCAAGGCGACCGCGGCCCAGGCGCAGCAGCAGCATGGCGAGGTCTTTGCCCTCAGGGCCCAGCTCGCTGTAGCGCTCGATCACCTTCATCTCACGGCTGTGCACCAGTCGGGTGCCGCCGGAGGCCATGCGGGCCTTGCCGATCATCTTGGACACTTCGGTGCGACGGGCGACGGCCGCCAGGATGGTGGCGTCCAGCTCATCGATCTCGAGGCGCAGCTCGTCGATGTTGGGGAGGTCGGTTTCGGTTGCCGTGTTTTCGGGAGACATTTTTTCCTCGCTGTTGGTGGATTCTGGTGTCATCCGAATTCAGGCCTCACACAACAAACGAGCCCCGGATCCGGATGCGGACCACGGGGCTGAAGGGAAGCAGCTAAACCC includes these proteins:
- a CDS encoding Fpg/Nei family DNA glycosylase yields the protein MPELPEVEALADHLRRHAVGLPVGRVDVAALSVLKTFDPPPTALYGNEVTGAGRWGKYLGLQVGDLHLITHLSRAGWLRWSEKLAAAPLKPGKGPIALRVHLGKPGEAPGFDLTEAGTQKRLAVWLVTDPLAVPQIASLGPDALSLGPAELAAVLAGNTGRIKNVITDQRVIAGIGNAYSDEILHVAKLSPFATAGKLTTEQLGTLHDAMISVLSDAVTRSVGQQAATLKGEKRSGLRVHARTGLPCPVCGDTVREVSFADKSFQYCPTCQTGGKILADRRMSKLLK
- a CDS encoding chorismate mutase; the protein is MTPESTNSEEKMSPENTATETDLPNIDELRLEIDELDATILAAVARRTEVSKMIGKARMASGGTRLVHSREMKVIERYSELGPEGKDLAMLLLRLGRGRLGH
- a CDS encoding chorismate mutase, producing MKLAALLVAVLGMTSVPLAHADDNPLFRLVDTAAQRLQTADPVAAVKWISGGSIEDPARVDQVLAAVGSQAQSAGADPVFVRKVFTDQIHATEGIEYLRFSQWKFDPGAAPATAPDLSESRTAIDGFNRTMVTEIAAQQGTLQSPGCAAALGTARAQVTASRHLDPLYQEALTAATRGYCS
- the pgi gene encoding glucose-6-phosphate isomerase, which gives rise to MADHTPAADIATTPAWQALTAHHAAVEATTLRELFADDPERGRELTLTVGDLYIDYSKHRVTRETLTLLLDLARTAGLEERRDAMFAGQHINTSEDRAVLHTALRLPRGASLVVDGQDVVADVHSVLDDMGTFTDRLRSGEWTGATGQRITTVVNIGIGGSDLGPVMVDQALRHYADAGIWARFVSNVDPADLVAKLDGLDPATTLFIVASKTFSTLETLTNATAARRWLVAALGDDAVAKHFVAVSTNAKLVSEFGIDTANMFGFWDWVGGRYSVDSAIGLSVMAVIGKERFGEFLAGFHLVDEHFRTAPLEANAPVLLGLIGLWYSDFFGAQARAVLPYSNDLARFAAYLQQLTMESNGKSVRADGTPVSTDTGEIFWGEPGTNGQHAFYQLLHQGTRLVPADFIGFSEPTDDLPTADGTGSMHDLLMSNFFAQTQVLAFGKTAEEISAEGTPAAVVPHKVMPGNRPTTSILATKLTPSVVGQLIALYEHQVFTEGVIWGIDSFDQWGVELGKTQAKALLPVITSDAAPAAQSDSSTDALVRRYRTERGRVS
- a CDS encoding phage holin family protein, whose amino-acid sequence is MKSLLLRACVTGLALWLVTRMVPGIHFVFVEGSSQLERVGIILVVAFIFGLVNAIIKPIVQLFAIPLYILTLGLIHIVINAWMLWITSWITEHTTHWGLAIDQFWFTAIWAAVLLSVVGWALGLVQRAIER
- a CDS encoding SDR family oxidoreductase codes for the protein MTRQKILITGASSGLGAGMARQFAAKGRDLALCARRLDNLEELKAELTAQYPGVTVAIAALDVNDHDQVPKVFEELAGELGGIDCVIVNAGIGKGYPLGGGKLWANKATIETNLVAALVQIETALEMFKAAGRGHLVLVSSVLGNVGVPGYKAAYAASKAGVTSLGESLRAEYASGPIKVTVLEPGYIESEMTAKSNSTMLMVDNETGVKAMVDAIEKEKGRAVVPGWPWWPLVEVMKLMPPRFTKYFA
- a CDS encoding FUSC family protein; its protein translation is MADRSAPAPATNPLRRMLVMNAVPRRWPFALRAAVCMMVPILVGWAAGDVSAGLVATIGGFTSLYGSGRPYLNRAMYLGAIAVSFAVVVALGDWAAATPWSGVLVVTVIAMIAVLICQALSVGPPGAYMPVLACAAAVGIATEHLSPVRLGALVLAGGAFSWAVHMAGALIRPRGPERGAVAAAAEAVATYIETASPDARHRAAQLLHEAWIALVTFQPMRPKPDDTLYRLRMTNRRLHVLFAEAMAAADRGRPMSVDGAALARQLGSVPGDIGGSFEGLIPLGRPSVGTLLRRAVAPGAPPLTAALRTAVAVAIAGAVTVGLNMDHAYWAMAAAVLMLHQGFDWRRTVQRGIERTLGTWLGLVVAGGILIAAPGGPWLALIVGTLQFLIEMFVVRNYTVAVIFITPAALTIASGGHHLTNVLDMLLARGIDTVIGCAVALLVLWFTRRGHPAARPAQAIAATLDAVAVVVSHLATGAVTTEPARNDRRDLQLRAMAMLPVYDTAIGGSTRSRVAAERLWPAIVATEQLAYRTLAAAWATERSGSPVTQDDAERLIPTISDLADAIRTGRPAGDITEQPAFGATELRAIQASLA